A stretch of Vespula vulgaris chromosome 5, iyVesVulg1.1, whole genome shotgun sequence DNA encodes these proteins:
- the LOC127064271 gene encoding uncharacterized protein LOC127064271, with protein MEVIRERLREAINIDRKEQRAIVVNKNRPALGECIENVSYSSVFVTEMAKKLKKKTLNINDYRRLQNALIQSELNIETLLKVDNILFALARDISGNNPISQLNATNCCCNIALGNTKACTAVAKHISPYIITECESLNRPLLEVCLWTIGNLSSGSKKAFEILHAQKCLQYIIILMHECDNNILPSVIYAALHYIYSGFSSITETELVELAEACKNKNLLEKNSDTLWLLALLSSNIACSKSLYYVLPSIVDFLHQSASNNFSNTTLIAACLRILANVLSNASEEIVNIFLKNPKYSHLDVQILFRGLLSHYHKYIRKETIWLLGNLYNHASSNINQTIQDIISFLPPLEEIIASTMG; from the exons ATGGAGGTTATACGAGAACGTTTAAGGGAagcaattaatatagatagaaaagagcaACGTGCTATAGTGGTTAATAAAAATCGTCCTGCTCTTGGAGAGTGTATAGAAAATGTATCTTATTCTTCAGTATTTGTTACAGAAATGGCAAAGAAGCTTAAAAAGAAGACGCTTAATATTAACGATTACCGGCGTTTGCAAAATGCTTTAATTCag tcagaattaaatattgaaacattattaaaagttgataatatattatttgcattGGCACGGGATATTTCTGGAAACAATCCAATTTCACAATTGAATGCTACAAATTGTTGTTGTAATATTGCTCTTGGTAATACAAAGGCTTGTACAGCAGTAGCTAAACATATATCTCCATATATAATAACAGAATGCGAAAGTTTAAACCGTCCTTTATTA GAAGTTTGTTTATGGACTATTGGAAATTTATCAAGTGGAAGTAAAAAAgcatttgaaattttacatgcacaaaaatgtttacaatatataattatattgatgCATGAATGTGATAATAACATTCTTCCTTCTGTAATATATGCAGctttgcattatatatatagtggtttttcttctattac GGAAACCGAATTGGTAGAGCTTGCTGAAGCatgcaaaaacaaaaatttgttagaaaaaaattctgatACTCTTTGGTTATTGGCATTATTATCTTCAAATATAGCATGTAGCAAATCTTTATATTATGTGTTACCATCTATTGTAGATTTTTTACATCAGTCTgcttcaaataatttttctaatactaCTTtg ATTGCAGCGTGTTTACGCATATTGGCAAATGTATTGTCTAATGCTTCTGAAGAAATTGTgaacatatttttaaagaatccTAAATATTCTCACTTGGatgtacaaattttattcaGAGGATTATTGTCTCATTATCATaagtatataagaaaagaaaccatATGGTTGTTAG GAAATTTATACAATCATGCATCttcaaatattaatcaaaCAATCCAAgatatcatttcatttttaccaCCATTAGAAGAAATTATTGCATCCACAATGggataa
- the LOC127063863 gene encoding uncharacterized protein LOC127063863 yields MDSVTNHYYKLNRLLFLIVGQWPYQDYRMKFTLMIIVFLYFGIALIGQFTKLLEDIEDVWNATKTKEEIEIIKIYAEEGRNYTLFLTAFSYFSLGFVDLVSLMPCILDVVLPLNNTRTRKFSYQAEFFLDIEKYFYPILFHTWITMFFGVTILITTESIFLMFAQHCCSMFKILCYRLEHIYDKNLENTNRNNAYYEAQYRIADCIKYHTKILELIKILLGTYEVLIYLALVGSLVCHGYLCVYPGQKVLDHSNLLLENALIQWILVSRSDKSTKIIIDNNKKKYEQYSNNYYETMCTLAL; encoded by the exons atggatTCTGTTACTAatcattattacaaattaaatcgtttactttttttaatagttgGTCAATGGCCTTATCAAGATTACAGAATGAAATTTACTCTGATGATTAtcgtgtttttatattttggtATAGCTTTAATAGGTCAG TTTACAAAATTGttggaagatatcgaagatGTTTGGAATGcaacaaaaacgaaagaagaaattgaaataatcaaaatttatgCTGAAGAAGGTAGAAACTATACTTTGTTTCTTAcag CATTCAGTTACTTTTCATTAGGTTTCGTAGATTTGGTTTCATTGATGCCATGCATATTAGATGTCGTTTTACCACTTAATAATACTCGAACTCGTAAATTTTCATATCAAGcagaattttttcttgatatagagaaatatttttatcctaTTCTATTCCATACGTGGATAACTATGTTTTTCGGTGTGACCATACTAATCACTACAGAAAGTATATTTCTTATGTTTGCTCAACATTGTTGTAGTATGTTCAAAATACTTTG TTACAGATTGGAacatatttatgataaaaatttagaaaacaCCAATAGAAATAACGCCTATTACGAAGCTCAATATAGAATAGCtgattgtataaaatatcacACAAAAATTTTAGAGTTG attaaaaTACTTCTTGGAACATACGaggtattaatatatttagcTTTAGTTGGAAGCCTTGTGTGTCATGGATATCTTTGTGTTTATCCTGGACAAAAAGTTTTAGATCACAGTAATTTGTTATTGGAAAATGCGTTA ATACAATGGATTCTGGTATCTCGCTCCGATAAAAgcacaaaaattattattgataataataaaaagaagtacgaACAGTActccaataattattatgaaactATGTGTACTCTCGCATTATAG